A DNA window from Ovis aries strain OAR_USU_Benz2616 breed Rambouillet chromosome 7, ARS-UI_Ramb_v3.0, whole genome shotgun sequence contains the following coding sequences:
- the LOC114115815 gene encoding uncharacterized protein LOC114115815 yields the protein MLLTLGTLSLAKTSQPIIIDSYEGQEVNIPCNHTTIAISEYIFWYRQFPNQGPQFIIQGYTTTVENEVASLLIPPDRKFSTLSLPRTASCETHTATDGAAPGQYPLILMEHIDSKNKIFLDPRLHPSGRGEGTPVIGQGVMKRKWGILLGLLCIQISWVRGVKVEQSPSILSLQEGANSTLWCNFSATVNSVQWFQQNPGGSLTRLFFIASGTKQNERLSSTVNSKERYSTLHITASQLEDAATYLCAVEAQCSQVACSLYPNCSCLSHGP from the exons ATGCTcctgaccttgg GTACTTTGAGTCTTGCTAAGACTTCCCAGCCCATCATCATTGACTCATACGAAGGACAAGAAGTGAACATACCCTGTAACCACACCACAATAGCTATAAGTGAATATATCTTCTGGTATCgacagttccccaaccagggaccacaATTTATCATTCAAGGATATACGACAACCGTGGAAAATGAAGTGGCATCTCTGTTAATTCCTCCTGACAGGAAGTTCAGCACCCTGAGCCTGCCCCGGACTGCATCGTGCGAGACGCACACTGCGACAGATGGGGCTGCACCTGGGCAGTATCCCC TGATTCTAATGGAACATATTGACAGTAAGAACAAAATTTTTCTGGACCCAAGACTGCATCCTTCGGGTAGAGGAGAAGGCACTCCAGTAATTGGGCAAGGAGTCATGAAGAGAAAATGGGGAATCCTGCTGGGGCTTCTGTGCATCCAGATTTCCT GGGTGAGGGGAGTGAAGGTGGAGCAGAGTCCTTCAATCTTGAGCCTCCAGGAGGGAGCCAACTCTACTCTGTGGTGCAATTTTTCTGCCACAGTGAACAGTGTGCAGTGGTTCCAGCAAAATCCCGGAGGCAGCCTCACCAGGCTGTTTTTCATAGCTTCAGGGACGAAGCAGAATGAAAGGCTGAGTTCCACAGTGAATTCTAAGGAGCGGTATAGTACCCTACACATCACAGCCTCCCAGCTGGAAGACGCAGCCACCTACCTCTGTGCGGTGGAGGCACAGTGCTCCCAGGTGGCCTGCAGCCTGTACCCAAACTGCAGCTGCCTCAGCCACGGTCCCTGA